The Deinococcus malanensis sequence CAGAATGATGTGACGACCCGTGAAGAAGCCAGACAGAGTGCCGCGCAGAGTGCCAGGGTGCTTTCCTCCACGCTCGACCGGGTGACGGATGGGGTCACGTCGCTGGACCAGGACGGCGTTATTACGTACGTGAACGGATCTGGCGCCGCGATCGCTGGACGGACGCCCACAGATCTTGTCGGGCACCGGCTCATAGACGTATTTCCTACGGCTCCGCTCACCCCACTCGGTCAAAGCATCCTCCGCGCCAGGGACGCCTCATCCCCACAACGGGAAACCGCATTCTCGAGCGAAATTCAGAAATGGGTTGAAGTCACCACCTACCCCGCGGAGGACGGCGTCTCCGTGATTACCCGCGACGTCACTGAACATCATCAGGCGCAGGTCGCCCTCCAGAGAAGTGAACAGCGCGTCTCCAGGATCTTCGCGGCCAGCCCCATGCCTGTGGCCCTGACCCGCCTGAGCGACCGGGTCTTCCTGGATGTCAACCCGGCCTTCGAGGACCTCACCGGGTACATCCGGGATGAGCTCATCGGTCAACCAGCGTCCGAGCTGAACCTGTGGGTCGATGACACTGAGCGCCTGAACGCCCTGCGAGAGAT is a genomic window containing:
- a CDS encoding PAS domain-containing protein; translation: MAPSALPSSLLTDALHACVVGVVITDALQEDHPIVYANPAFERLTGFRQADILGRNCRFLQGDEHEQPGVAEIREAIKEGQSVTVVLRNYRRDGTLFHNELTLSPVRNAAGQVTHYLGFQNDVTTREEARQSAAQSARVLSSTLDRVTDGVTSLDQDGVITYVNGSGAAIAGRTPTDLVGHRLIDVFPTAPLTPLGQSILRARDASSPQRETAFSSEIQKWVEVTTYPAEDGVSVITRDVTEHHQAQVALQRSEQRVSRIFAASPMPVALTRLSDRVFLDVNPAFEDLTGYIRDELIGQPASELNLWVDDTERLNALREMANGNTARKRTVSLRGKSGQIYDCFVSFVPIEIAGDPCVISLVQDMTNENRARRAMEESEER